From a region of the Pristis pectinata isolate sPriPec2 chromosome 2, sPriPec2.1.pri, whole genome shotgun sequence genome:
- the tma16 gene encoding translation machinery-associated protein 16 isoform X1, protein MPMNARGSGRSLCGSQPKAPKTKKVPENKVIHPYSRKAAQLVRESHKQEKKDKIKNGKAVRLNAIGEKLLWFQSHLEPNKTEYSKQEACEITEQYLHRFDTELEQIELANSIKGRQGRQHQAREAILKQTIERERLQYEENGLEIPDIINVKHLKVFRDWDGDLKKLPNIKVKKVSVKDSVSTQKGNKVEVDVQKNTESR, encoded by the exons CCTAAAGCGCCAAAAACTAAGAAAGTGCCGGAGAACAAGGTTATCCATCCATATAGCAGAAAGGCTGCCCAGCTAGTACGGGAGTCACATAAACAAGAAAAGAAAGATAA GATAAAGAATGGGAAGGCTGTACGTCTAAATGCAATTG GTGAAAAACTGCTGTGGTTTCAAAGTCATCTTGAGCCCAATAAAACTGAATACAGCAAGCAGGAAGCCTGTGAGATTACAGAACA GTATTTGCACAGATTTGATACTGAGTTGGAACAAATTGAATTGGCAAATAGCATTAAAGGCAGACAAGGAAGACAGCACCAGGCTCGTGAAGCTATTCTGAAACAGACCATTGAACGTGAAAGGCTTCAGTATGAAGAAAATGGTTTAG AGATTCCTGATATTATCAATGTAAAGCATCTGAAAGTCTTCAG AGACTGGGATGGAGATCTAAAAAAGCTTCCAAATATCAAAGTGAAGAAAGTCTCAGTAAAAGATTCTGTTTCTACTCAGAAAGGAAACAAAGTTGAAGTAGACGTACAAAAAAATACTGAATCAAGATAA
- the tma16 gene encoding translation machinery-associated protein 16 isoform X2, with amino-acid sequence MPKAPKTKKVPENKVIHPYSRKAAQLVRESHKQEKKDKIKNGKAVRLNAIGEKLLWFQSHLEPNKTEYSKQEACEITEQYLHRFDTELEQIELANSIKGRQGRQHQAREAILKQTIERERLQYEENGLEIPDIINVKHLKVFRDWDGDLKKLPNIKVKKVSVKDSVSTQKGNKVEVDVQKNTESR; translated from the exons CCTAAAGCGCCAAAAACTAAGAAAGTGCCGGAGAACAAGGTTATCCATCCATATAGCAGAAAGGCTGCCCAGCTAGTACGGGAGTCACATAAACAAGAAAAGAAAGATAA GATAAAGAATGGGAAGGCTGTACGTCTAAATGCAATTG GTGAAAAACTGCTGTGGTTTCAAAGTCATCTTGAGCCCAATAAAACTGAATACAGCAAGCAGGAAGCCTGTGAGATTACAGAACA GTATTTGCACAGATTTGATACTGAGTTGGAACAAATTGAATTGGCAAATAGCATTAAAGGCAGACAAGGAAGACAGCACCAGGCTCGTGAAGCTATTCTGAAACAGACCATTGAACGTGAAAGGCTTCAGTATGAAGAAAATGGTTTAG AGATTCCTGATATTATCAATGTAAAGCATCTGAAAGTCTTCAG AGACTGGGATGGAGATCTAAAAAAGCTTCCAAATATCAAAGTGAAGAAAGTCTCAGTAAAAGATTCTGTTTCTACTCAGAAAGGAAACAAAGTTGAAGTAGACGTACAAAAAAATACTGAATCAAGATAA